Proteins from a genomic interval of Lolium perenne isolate Kyuss_39 chromosome 1, Kyuss_2.0, whole genome shotgun sequence:
- the LOC127327665 gene encoding uncharacterized protein isoform X1 encodes MAQVYLRVPQKTTLWQRLHASHSHPHVFDVMPSAREVDIQLFLGHVLSVTVHHRIYPVTQEVFHQVVDASGADEVYMTTRTDHAKAFVLFRSRHGASRARVALHGRNIYDGCCLMDITEATARAVLHVILSHLLYPVIGEVLHQVFAGHGARDEVYVNKATYVEALFTFRSSHAATRARAALHGSNIYDGCCRIEIQYVSLPLSNTTETLPTHTAANPTPCPASALKAVAPNEHGVAVYASPVHHSVVLVAEATSQECPVMAEQLGSNQELHRISAASDDKEQVQVKDELPGALEVFDGTPEKIRSGAKLHPRVKWVSRVRIVRRPVRMALRSKFRNCVTMPSPPPVPPRQPDQPVHHLEPCSPPQTPTLHHPPGPLSVVGGDLCSSSSWESSPDVAEISSDEEDSPPVATELCFDDQEDLSPVARNLQQKGMAGTIDKDGDDCVILDYDLHSTTAMKDEKEGSVGDGGSDEELQIVAEKGEVACRDFPHPRHLCSNMPFGTTSHQKHCTMCYCFVCDAPAPCSYWGKALSVDDHCHATDKEIKWKTLRQALRQAFRWKTLHASHPEKETVVYPAMMSLGRLSLGN; translated from the exons ATGGCTCAGGTTTATTTGAGGGTACCACAAAAGACAACACTTTGGCAACGACTCCATGCTTCACACAGTCACCCCCACGTGTTCGACGTGATGCCGAGCGCTCGGGAAGTCGACATTCAGCTCTTCTTAGGACATGTTCTCTCCGTCACAGTGCATCACAGGATTTATCCGGTCACGCAGGAGGTGTTTCACCAAGTCGTCGATGCATCTGGTGCCGATGAAGTGTACATGACCACGAGGACTGACCATGCCAAGGCCTTCGTTTTGTTCCGGTCGAGGCACGGCGCGTCACGAGCTCGAGTGGCCCTTCATGGCCGCAACATCTACGATGGTTGCTGCCTGATGGACATAACAGAGGCGACGGCGAGAGCTGTTCTTCATGTCATTCTGAGCCACTTGCTCTATCCGGTGATAGGTGAAGTGCTTCACCAGGTCTTTGCTGGTCATGGAGCTCGGGACGAGGTGTATGTAAACAAGGCAACATATGTTGAGGCTCTCTTTACATTCAGATCAAGTCATGCCGCAACAAGAGCTCGTGCCGCTCTTCACGGTAGCAACATCTATGATGGGTGTTGCCGAATTGAGATTCAGTACGTGTCACTTCCTCTCAGTAACACCACTGAGACTTTACCAACACACACTGCAGCAAACCCGACTCCCTGCCCAGCCTCTGCTCTGAAGGCGGTCGCCCCCAATGAGCATGGTGTCGCGGTATATGCCAGTCCGGTGCACCACTCTGTGGTGCTGGTAGCAGAAGCCACCTCTCAGGAGTGTCCAGTCATGGCTGAGCAGCTTGGTTCCAATCAGGAGCTTCATAGAATTTCGGCGGCGTCAGATGACAAGGAGCAAGTGCAAGTAAAAGATGAGCTACCTGGTGCATTAGAAGTGTTTGATGGAACACCTGAGAAGATAAGAAGTGGCGCGAAGCTTCACCCCCGCGTCAAGTGGGTATCTCGAGTGCGCATTGTGCGACGCCCTGTGCGCATGGCCCTGAGGAGTAAGTTCCGCAATTGTGTGACCATGCCATCACCACCTCCAGTGCCGCCACGCCAGCCTGATCAGCCGGTCCATCACTTGGAACCTTGTTCACCACCTCAGACACCTACTCTGCATCACCCTCCAGGTCCACTCTCGGTGGTGGGAGGCGATCTGTGCTCGAGTTCTTCTTGGGAGTCGTCCCCGGATGTTGCAGAGATCAGCTCCGATGAGGAGGACTCTCCCCCTGTAGCCACGGAGCTTTGTTTTGATGATCAGGAGGACTTGTCCCCTGTGGCCAGGAATTTGCAGCAGAAGGGCATGGCTGGTACCATTGACAAGGATGGCGATGACTGCGTGATTCTAGACTACGATCTTCATAGCACGACCGCCATGAAGGATGAGAAGGAGGGGAGTGTGGGAGATGGTGGCTCGGATGAGGAGTTGCAGATAGTCGCAGAGAAAGGCGAG GTAGCATGCAGGGACTTCCCTCACCCGCGCCATTTATGTTCTAATATGCCCTTCGGCACTACCTCTCACCAGAAGCATTGTACCATG TGCTACTGTTTTGTATGTGACGCCCCAGCTCCCTGCAGTTATTGGGGTAAAGCTCTCTCGGTTGATGACCATTGTCATGCTACGGATAAGGAAATAAAATGGAAAACACTGAGGCAGGCATTGAGGCAGGCATTCAGGTGGAAAACTCTTCATGCATCTCATCCAGAAAAAGAAACTGTTGTGTACCCAGCAATGATGTCACTCGGACGTCTTTCTCTTGGCAATTAG
- the LOC127327663 gene encoding uncharacterized protein isoform X1: MAGGQDNLGCCGLLECLCGLLQVFIDPPRYSQVGTTRSATSSGPPVAARERRYDYRVQGLSPSPAARNSPDLRSRHSQAAATASSSRDVSTSSSAPPAAVRGLRSDGRVGNPSPVARNSPDTRSRYPQAAATTRSSSRDVPTVARNSTAQQNGIEDDDDDDDDCVIVAEKGEVACRDFPHSRHLCSNMPFGTTSHSKHCTMCYCFVCDAPAPCSYWGKGLSVDDHCHATDKETKWKTLREAFKQRSNGSGISNGQSAQISHRLALTASALRAHSAAGTARGTSNTHTAQISHPVAPTASAPRAQPAAGAGRGTSNAHTAQISRPLALPGSAPRATSAARVQSGTGNGHSAQVTHLVEPTGSGARAHPAAGAGRGTSNAHSTQISHPVTPTVSATRAQPTGGAGRGTSTARTALVTHPVEATVSPARSYSSVRTGTRTSNAHTSQITPVEPTVGATRAYSAARFGRDTSNASTSQTNRSAEQTVSAPRVYPGARVGRDSSNAHSAPEGTTVYVGNLPGRIDNETLKLTFQHAGVVLFSKVIYDRETGQSRGFGYVTMNTVQEAETAVRMYNGSMVYDRPLTVNITAPRGSPRVDTARSQSVSPFKIFICNLPTQVDRPRLEELFSKHGKVVDARVIYERQGEDWCSRGFGFVTMATEEEMNSAIRALNKQVLEGHALKVTVAREMRPQQGRLDPTRSGTSTSNARAAGARSGTSTSNARAAQVTHRLDPTISAPIAQDSNLDGLGAHVAILPFLS, from the exons ATGGCGGGCGGCCAAGACAACCTGGGCTGCTGCGGTCTTCTCGAGTGCTTGTGCGGCCTTCTTCAGGTTTTCATCGATCCTCCGAGGTATTCCCAGGTTGGGACCACGCGATCGGCGACCAGCTCCGGCCCCCCAGTGGCGGCCAGGGAGCGGCGCTACGATTATCGGGTGCAGGGCCTGTCCCCGTCCCCCGCGGCCCGAAATTCGCCGGATCTGCGCTCGAGGCATTCTCAGGCTGCCGCGACGGCCTCGTCGTCGCGAGACGTCTCGACAAGCAGCTCCGCCCCCCCAGCGGCGGTCAGGGGGCTGCGTTCTGATGGTCGGGTGGGGAACCCGTCCCCCGTGGCCCGGAATTCGCCCGATACGCGCTCGAGGTATCCTCAGGCCGCCGCCACGACGCGCTCGTCGTCGCGAGATGTCCCCACAGTGGCCAGGAACTCGACGGCGCAGCAGAACGGCATcgaggacgatgacgacgacgacgacgactgcgTGATTGTCGCGGAGAAAGGCGAG GTAGCATGCAGGGACTTCCCTCACTCGCGCCATTTATGTTCGAATATGCCCTTCGGCACTACCTCTCACAGCAAGCATTGTACCATG TGCTACTGTTTCGTATGTGACGCCCCAGCTCCCTGCAGTTATTGGGGTAAAGGTCTTTCAGTTGATGATCATTGTCATGCTACAGATAAGGAAACCAAATGGAAAACACTTAGGGAGGCATTCAAACAACGGTCAAATGGAAGTGGTATAAGCAATGGCCAGAGTGCTCAAATTTCTCACCGACTAGCCCTAACTGCCAGTGCACTAAGGGCACACTCTGCGGCAGGAACTGCAAGAGGTACAAGCAACACACACACTGCTCAAATTTCTCACCCAGTAGCACCTACTGCCAGTGCACCAAGGGCACAGCCTGCGGCAGGAGCTGGAAGAGGTACAAGCAACGCTCACACTGCTCAAATTTCTCGCCCACTAGCGCTACCTGGCAGTGCGCCAAGAGCAACCTCTGCAGCAAGAGTTCAAAGTGGTACAGGCAATGGTCACAGTGCTCAAGTTACTCACCTAGTAGAGCCAACAGGTAGTGGAGCAAGGGCACATCCTGCGGCAGGAGCTGGAAGAGGTACAAGCAATGCCCACTCCACTCAAATTTCTCACCCAGTAACGCCAACTGTCAGTGCAACAAGGGCACAACCTACGGGAGGAGCTGGAAGAGGTACCAGCACCGCTCGCACTGCTCTAGTTACTCACCCTGTAGAGGCAACTGTCAGTCCAGCAAGATCATACTCTTCAGTAAGAACTGGAACACGTACAAGCAATGCTCACACTTCTCAAATTACTCCTGTAGAGCCAACCGTGGGTGCAACAAGAGCATACTCTGCAGCAAGATTTGGAAGAGATACAAGCAacgctagtacttctcaaactaaTCGCTCCGCCGAGCAAACTGTCAGTGCACCAAGAGTATACCCTGGGGCAAGAGTTGGAAGAGATTCAAGCAATGCTCACTCTGCTCCAGAGGGGACCACAGTGTATGTTGGGAACCTACCCGGCCGCATTGACAATGAGACACTCAAGCTGACCTTCCAGCATGCCGGTGTCGTCCTGTTCTCAAAG GTCATTTACGACAGAGAAACGGGCCAGAGCCGTGGATTTGGGTATGTCACCATGAATACTGTTCAGGAGGCTGAGACGGCTGTGAGGATGTACAATGGCTCT ATGGTGTACGACAGGCCTCTGACTGTAAATATCACAGCTCCTAGAGGCAGCCCCCGGGTGGACACTGCTCGTAGTCAATCTGTTTCTCCATTCAAAATCTTCATATGCAATCTACCGACACAGGTGGACCGCCCTCGGTTGGAGGAGCTGTTCAGCAAGCATGGCAAAGTGGTTGATGCTAGAGTCATTTACGAGCGCCAAGGAGAGGACTGGTGTTCGAGGGGATTTGGTTTTGTCACAATGGCAACCGAGGAGGAAATGAACAGCGCGATACGTGCCCTCAACAAGCAG GTTCTGGAGGGACATGCCCTGAAAGTGACGGTTGCAAGGGAAATGCGGCCACAGCAAGGCCGACTTGATCCAACTAGAAGTGGTACAAGCACAAGCAATGCCCGCGCTGCAGGAGCTAGAAGTGGTACAAGCACAAGCAATGCCCGCGCTGCTCAAGTTACTCACCGACTTGATCCAACTATCAGTGCACCAATAGCACAAGACTCGAACCTCGATGGGCTGGGTGCACACGTGGCCATTTTGCCATTTTTAAGTTAA
- the LOC127327665 gene encoding uncharacterized protein isoform X2 codes for MAQVYLRVPQKTTLWQRLHASHSHPHVFDVMPSAREVDIQLFLGHVLSVTVHHRIYPVTQEVFHQVVDASGADEVYMTTRTDHAKAFVLFRSRHGASRARVALHGRNIYDGCCLMDITEATARAVLHVILSHLLYPVIGEVLHQVFAGHGARDEVYVNKATYVEALFTFRSSHAATRARAALHGSNIYDGCCRIEIQYVSLPLSNTTETLPTHTAANPTPCPASALKAVAPNEHGVAVYASPVHHSVVLVAEATSQECPVMAEQLGSNQELHRISAASDDKEQVQVKDELPGALEVFDGTPEKIRSGAKLHPRVKWVSRVRIVRRPVRMALRSKFRNCVTMPSPPPVPPRQPDQPVHHLEPCSPPQTPTLHHPPGPLSVVGGDLCSSSSWESSPDVAEISSDEEDSPPVATELCFDDQEDLSPVARNLQQKGMAGTIDKDGDDCVILDYDLHSTTAMKDEKEGSVGDGGSDEELQIVAEKGEVACRDFPHPRHLCSNMPFGTTSHQKHCTMLLG; via the exons ATGGCTCAGGTTTATTTGAGGGTACCACAAAAGACAACACTTTGGCAACGACTCCATGCTTCACACAGTCACCCCCACGTGTTCGACGTGATGCCGAGCGCTCGGGAAGTCGACATTCAGCTCTTCTTAGGACATGTTCTCTCCGTCACAGTGCATCACAGGATTTATCCGGTCACGCAGGAGGTGTTTCACCAAGTCGTCGATGCATCTGGTGCCGATGAAGTGTACATGACCACGAGGACTGACCATGCCAAGGCCTTCGTTTTGTTCCGGTCGAGGCACGGCGCGTCACGAGCTCGAGTGGCCCTTCATGGCCGCAACATCTACGATGGTTGCTGCCTGATGGACATAACAGAGGCGACGGCGAGAGCTGTTCTTCATGTCATTCTGAGCCACTTGCTCTATCCGGTGATAGGTGAAGTGCTTCACCAGGTCTTTGCTGGTCATGGAGCTCGGGACGAGGTGTATGTAAACAAGGCAACATATGTTGAGGCTCTCTTTACATTCAGATCAAGTCATGCCGCAACAAGAGCTCGTGCCGCTCTTCACGGTAGCAACATCTATGATGGGTGTTGCCGAATTGAGATTCAGTACGTGTCACTTCCTCTCAGTAACACCACTGAGACTTTACCAACACACACTGCAGCAAACCCGACTCCCTGCCCAGCCTCTGCTCTGAAGGCGGTCGCCCCCAATGAGCATGGTGTCGCGGTATATGCCAGTCCGGTGCACCACTCTGTGGTGCTGGTAGCAGAAGCCACCTCTCAGGAGTGTCCAGTCATGGCTGAGCAGCTTGGTTCCAATCAGGAGCTTCATAGAATTTCGGCGGCGTCAGATGACAAGGAGCAAGTGCAAGTAAAAGATGAGCTACCTGGTGCATTAGAAGTGTTTGATGGAACACCTGAGAAGATAAGAAGTGGCGCGAAGCTTCACCCCCGCGTCAAGTGGGTATCTCGAGTGCGCATTGTGCGACGCCCTGTGCGCATGGCCCTGAGGAGTAAGTTCCGCAATTGTGTGACCATGCCATCACCACCTCCAGTGCCGCCACGCCAGCCTGATCAGCCGGTCCATCACTTGGAACCTTGTTCACCACCTCAGACACCTACTCTGCATCACCCTCCAGGTCCACTCTCGGTGGTGGGAGGCGATCTGTGCTCGAGTTCTTCTTGGGAGTCGTCCCCGGATGTTGCAGAGATCAGCTCCGATGAGGAGGACTCTCCCCCTGTAGCCACGGAGCTTTGTTTTGATGATCAGGAGGACTTGTCCCCTGTGGCCAGGAATTTGCAGCAGAAGGGCATGGCTGGTACCATTGACAAGGATGGCGATGACTGCGTGATTCTAGACTACGATCTTCATAGCACGACCGCCATGAAGGATGAGAAGGAGGGGAGTGTGGGAGATGGTGGCTCGGATGAGGAGTTGCAGATAGTCGCAGAGAAAGGCGAG GTAGCATGCAGGGACTTCCCTCACCCGCGCCATTTATGTTCTAATATGCCCTTCGGCACTACCTCTCACCAGAAGCATTGTACCATG TTATTGGGGTAA
- the LOC127327663 gene encoding uncharacterized protein isoform X3 produces the protein MAGGQDNLGCCGLLECLCGLLQVFIDPPRYSQVGTTRSATSSGPPVAARERRYDYRVQGLSPSPAARNSPDLRSRHSQAAATASSSRDVSTSSSAPPAAVRGLRSDGRVGNPSPVARNSPDTRSRYPQAAATTRSSSRDVPTVARNSTAQQNGIEDDDDDDDDCVIVAEKGEVACRDFPHSRHLCSNMPFGTTSHSKHCTMCYCFVCDAPAPCSYWGKGLSVDDHCHATDKETKWKTLREAFKQRSNGSGISNGQSAQISHRLALTASALRAHSAAGTARGTSNTHTAQISHPVAPTASAPRAQPAAGAGRGTSNAHTAQISRPLALPGSAPRATSAARVQSGTGNGHSAQVTHLVEPTGSGARAHPAAGAGRGTSNAHSTQISHPVTPTVSATRAQPTGGAGREPTVGATRAYSAARFGRDTSNASTSQTNRSAEQTVSAPRVYPGARVGRDSSNAHSAPEGTTVYVGNLPGRIDNETLKLTFQHAGVVLFSKVIYDRETGQSRGFGYVTMNTVQEAETAVRMYNGSMVYDRPLTVNITAPRGSPRVDTARSQSVSPFKIFICNLPTQVDRPRLEELFSKHGKVVDARVIYERQGEDWCSRGFGFVTMATEEEMNSAIRALNKQVLEGHALKVTVAREMRPQQGRLDPTRSGTSTSNARAAGARSGTSTSNARAAQVTHRLDPTISAPIAQDSNLDGLGAHVAILPFLS, from the exons ATGGCGGGCGGCCAAGACAACCTGGGCTGCTGCGGTCTTCTCGAGTGCTTGTGCGGCCTTCTTCAGGTTTTCATCGATCCTCCGAGGTATTCCCAGGTTGGGACCACGCGATCGGCGACCAGCTCCGGCCCCCCAGTGGCGGCCAGGGAGCGGCGCTACGATTATCGGGTGCAGGGCCTGTCCCCGTCCCCCGCGGCCCGAAATTCGCCGGATCTGCGCTCGAGGCATTCTCAGGCTGCCGCGACGGCCTCGTCGTCGCGAGACGTCTCGACAAGCAGCTCCGCCCCCCCAGCGGCGGTCAGGGGGCTGCGTTCTGATGGTCGGGTGGGGAACCCGTCCCCCGTGGCCCGGAATTCGCCCGATACGCGCTCGAGGTATCCTCAGGCCGCCGCCACGACGCGCTCGTCGTCGCGAGATGTCCCCACAGTGGCCAGGAACTCGACGGCGCAGCAGAACGGCATcgaggacgatgacgacgacgacgacgactgcgTGATTGTCGCGGAGAAAGGCGAG GTAGCATGCAGGGACTTCCCTCACTCGCGCCATTTATGTTCGAATATGCCCTTCGGCACTACCTCTCACAGCAAGCATTGTACCATG TGCTACTGTTTCGTATGTGACGCCCCAGCTCCCTGCAGTTATTGGGGTAAAGGTCTTTCAGTTGATGATCATTGTCATGCTACAGATAAGGAAACCAAATGGAAAACACTTAGGGAGGCATTCAAACAACGGTCAAATGGAAGTGGTATAAGCAATGGCCAGAGTGCTCAAATTTCTCACCGACTAGCCCTAACTGCCAGTGCACTAAGGGCACACTCTGCGGCAGGAACTGCAAGAGGTACAAGCAACACACACACTGCTCAAATTTCTCACCCAGTAGCACCTACTGCCAGTGCACCAAGGGCACAGCCTGCGGCAGGAGCTGGAAGAGGTACAAGCAACGCTCACACTGCTCAAATTTCTCGCCCACTAGCGCTACCTGGCAGTGCGCCAAGAGCAACCTCTGCAGCAAGAGTTCAAAGTGGTACAGGCAATGGTCACAGTGCTCAAGTTACTCACCTAGTAGAGCCAACAGGTAGTGGAGCAAGGGCACATCCTGCGGCAGGAGCTGGAAGAGGTACAAGCAATGCCCACTCCACTCAAATTTCTCACCCAGTAACGCCAACTGTCAGTGCAACAAGGGCACAACCTACGGGAGGAGCTGGAAGAG AGCCAACCGTGGGTGCAACAAGAGCATACTCTGCAGCAAGATTTGGAAGAGATACAAGCAacgctagtacttctcaaactaaTCGCTCCGCCGAGCAAACTGTCAGTGCACCAAGAGTATACCCTGGGGCAAGAGTTGGAAGAGATTCAAGCAATGCTCACTCTGCTCCAGAGGGGACCACAGTGTATGTTGGGAACCTACCCGGCCGCATTGACAATGAGACACTCAAGCTGACCTTCCAGCATGCCGGTGTCGTCCTGTTCTCAAAG GTCATTTACGACAGAGAAACGGGCCAGAGCCGTGGATTTGGGTATGTCACCATGAATACTGTTCAGGAGGCTGAGACGGCTGTGAGGATGTACAATGGCTCT ATGGTGTACGACAGGCCTCTGACTGTAAATATCACAGCTCCTAGAGGCAGCCCCCGGGTGGACACTGCTCGTAGTCAATCTGTTTCTCCATTCAAAATCTTCATATGCAATCTACCGACACAGGTGGACCGCCCTCGGTTGGAGGAGCTGTTCAGCAAGCATGGCAAAGTGGTTGATGCTAGAGTCATTTACGAGCGCCAAGGAGAGGACTGGTGTTCGAGGGGATTTGGTTTTGTCACAATGGCAACCGAGGAGGAAATGAACAGCGCGATACGTGCCCTCAACAAGCAG GTTCTGGAGGGACATGCCCTGAAAGTGACGGTTGCAAGGGAAATGCGGCCACAGCAAGGCCGACTTGATCCAACTAGAAGTGGTACAAGCACAAGCAATGCCCGCGCTGCAGGAGCTAGAAGTGGTACAAGCACAAGCAATGCCCGCGCTGCTCAAGTTACTCACCGACTTGATCCAACTATCAGTGCACCAATAGCACAAGACTCGAACCTCGATGGGCTGGGTGCACACGTGGCCATTTTGCCATTTTTAAGTTAA
- the LOC127327663 gene encoding uncharacterized protein isoform X2, which produces MAGGQDNLGCCGLLECLCGLLQVFIDPPRYSQVGTTRSATSSGPPVAARERRYDYRVQGLSPSPAARNSPDLRSRHSQAAATASSSRDVSTSSSAPPAAVRGLRSDGRVGNPSPVARNSPDTRSRYPQAAATTRSSSRDVPTVARNSTAQQNGIEDDDDDDDDCVIVAEKGEVACRDFPHSRHLCSNMPFGTTSHSKHCTMCYCFVCDAPAPCSYWGKGLSVDDHCHATDKETKWKTLREAFKQRSNGSGISNGQSAQISHRLALTASALRAHSAAGTARGTSNTHTAQISHPVAPTASAPRAQPAAGAGRGTSNAHTAQISRPLALPGSAPRATSAARVQSGTGNGHSAQVTHLVEPTGSGARAHPAAGAGRGTSNAHSTQISHPVTPTVSATRAQPTGGAGRGTSTARTALVTHPVEATVSPARSYSSVRTGTRTSNAHTSQITPVEPTVGATRAYSAARFGRDTSNASTSQTNRSAEQTVSAPRVYPGARVGRDSSNAHSAPEGTTVYVGNLPGRIDNETLKLTFQHAGVVLFSKMVYDRPLTVNITAPRGSPRVDTARSQSVSPFKIFICNLPTQVDRPRLEELFSKHGKVVDARVIYERQGEDWCSRGFGFVTMATEEEMNSAIRALNKQVLEGHALKVTVAREMRPQQGRLDPTRSGTSTSNARAAGARSGTSTSNARAAQVTHRLDPTISAPIAQDSNLDGLGAHVAILPFLS; this is translated from the exons ATGGCGGGCGGCCAAGACAACCTGGGCTGCTGCGGTCTTCTCGAGTGCTTGTGCGGCCTTCTTCAGGTTTTCATCGATCCTCCGAGGTATTCCCAGGTTGGGACCACGCGATCGGCGACCAGCTCCGGCCCCCCAGTGGCGGCCAGGGAGCGGCGCTACGATTATCGGGTGCAGGGCCTGTCCCCGTCCCCCGCGGCCCGAAATTCGCCGGATCTGCGCTCGAGGCATTCTCAGGCTGCCGCGACGGCCTCGTCGTCGCGAGACGTCTCGACAAGCAGCTCCGCCCCCCCAGCGGCGGTCAGGGGGCTGCGTTCTGATGGTCGGGTGGGGAACCCGTCCCCCGTGGCCCGGAATTCGCCCGATACGCGCTCGAGGTATCCTCAGGCCGCCGCCACGACGCGCTCGTCGTCGCGAGATGTCCCCACAGTGGCCAGGAACTCGACGGCGCAGCAGAACGGCATcgaggacgatgacgacgacgacgacgactgcgTGATTGTCGCGGAGAAAGGCGAG GTAGCATGCAGGGACTTCCCTCACTCGCGCCATTTATGTTCGAATATGCCCTTCGGCACTACCTCTCACAGCAAGCATTGTACCATG TGCTACTGTTTCGTATGTGACGCCCCAGCTCCCTGCAGTTATTGGGGTAAAGGTCTTTCAGTTGATGATCATTGTCATGCTACAGATAAGGAAACCAAATGGAAAACACTTAGGGAGGCATTCAAACAACGGTCAAATGGAAGTGGTATAAGCAATGGCCAGAGTGCTCAAATTTCTCACCGACTAGCCCTAACTGCCAGTGCACTAAGGGCACACTCTGCGGCAGGAACTGCAAGAGGTACAAGCAACACACACACTGCTCAAATTTCTCACCCAGTAGCACCTACTGCCAGTGCACCAAGGGCACAGCCTGCGGCAGGAGCTGGAAGAGGTACAAGCAACGCTCACACTGCTCAAATTTCTCGCCCACTAGCGCTACCTGGCAGTGCGCCAAGAGCAACCTCTGCAGCAAGAGTTCAAAGTGGTACAGGCAATGGTCACAGTGCTCAAGTTACTCACCTAGTAGAGCCAACAGGTAGTGGAGCAAGGGCACATCCTGCGGCAGGAGCTGGAAGAGGTACAAGCAATGCCCACTCCACTCAAATTTCTCACCCAGTAACGCCAACTGTCAGTGCAACAAGGGCACAACCTACGGGAGGAGCTGGAAGAGGTACCAGCACCGCTCGCACTGCTCTAGTTACTCACCCTGTAGAGGCAACTGTCAGTCCAGCAAGATCATACTCTTCAGTAAGAACTGGAACACGTACAAGCAATGCTCACACTTCTCAAATTACTCCTGTAGAGCCAACCGTGGGTGCAACAAGAGCATACTCTGCAGCAAGATTTGGAAGAGATACAAGCAacgctagtacttctcaaactaaTCGCTCCGCCGAGCAAACTGTCAGTGCACCAAGAGTATACCCTGGGGCAAGAGTTGGAAGAGATTCAAGCAATGCTCACTCTGCTCCAGAGGGGACCACAGTGTATGTTGGGAACCTACCCGGCCGCATTGACAATGAGACACTCAAGCTGACCTTCCAGCATGCCGGTGTCGTCCTGTTCTCAAAG ATGGTGTACGACAGGCCTCTGACTGTAAATATCACAGCTCCTAGAGGCAGCCCCCGGGTGGACACTGCTCGTAGTCAATCTGTTTCTCCATTCAAAATCTTCATATGCAATCTACCGACACAGGTGGACCGCCCTCGGTTGGAGGAGCTGTTCAGCAAGCATGGCAAAGTGGTTGATGCTAGAGTCATTTACGAGCGCCAAGGAGAGGACTGGTGTTCGAGGGGATTTGGTTTTGTCACAATGGCAACCGAGGAGGAAATGAACAGCGCGATACGTGCCCTCAACAAGCAG GTTCTGGAGGGACATGCCCTGAAAGTGACGGTTGCAAGGGAAATGCGGCCACAGCAAGGCCGACTTGATCCAACTAGAAGTGGTACAAGCACAAGCAATGCCCGCGCTGCAGGAGCTAGAAGTGGTACAAGCACAAGCAATGCCCGCGCTGCTCAAGTTACTCACCGACTTGATCCAACTATCAGTGCACCAATAGCACAAGACTCGAACCTCGATGGGCTGGGTGCACACGTGGCCATTTTGCCATTTTTAAGTTAA